The Microlunatus antarcticus DNA segment CGCAGGTGCGCTGGCGGCGGGAGGCACCATGACGACGCAGGACGACGACACCGTGACCGTGGTCGCACGCATCGACGCGTACGGCGGCGCCGAGCTGGTGTCGAACGGGTCACCCAGCCGCGCCCGCCTCGGCTCGATCGAGGACGCCCGCTCCTACGTCGGCCAGCACGCCCTCGACCTCGCCGCGCAGCTCGGCCGCGACGTGGTCCTCGACACCTCCGACCCGGCCGGGGCCTGGACCTTCGTGGCCCGCCCGGACGGCGCGATGGTCGAGACGGCCAAGAACCGGCCGGGCTCGGCGCCGACCACCTCCGCGCCGCCCGAGCTCGTCGAGCCGGCCGCAGCGCCGATCGCACCCCCGGACGCGGCGGCACCTGCGCCCTCGCCCTCGGCCGCACCGCCTCCTCCGGCACCCGCGGCGCCGCCCGGCAACGGGTGGTCCGGCCCCCAGCCGTGGACGCCGCCCGCGTCGGTGCGCCCCGCTGCCGCCGCCGCTCCGCTCGCGCCCCTGCCGCCGCCGCCCGCCCCGAGGCAGCCGCCGTACGAGGGACAGCCCCGCCGCGCGGCCCCCACGCTGGACGACCTCCTCGGCGGTCGCCCGGCCCCCGCGCCCGGTCCGGCGCAGGCCGGGTGGCAGGCCTTCGTGCGGAAGGCGACGTTCGGGTTGATCAAGCCCGGCCCCGGTCCGCTGGAGCTCCGCCACCGCGAGGCCGTCGCGACGATCCAGCGCTCGCTGCCGGGTCCGCGCACCGTCGTGGTCGTCAACCCCAAGGGCGGGGCGTCGAAGACGACGGCGGTCATGCTGCTGGCCGCCACGTTCGCGACGCTGCGCGGCGGCTACACCCTCGCCTGGGACAACAACGAGACCCGCGGCACGCTCGGCTGGCGCGCCGTCCCGGCCCGCCACACCAACACGGCCGTCGACCTGCTGGCCGACCTGGAACGGTTCCAACAGGTGCGCGGCGCCCGCGTCGGCGACCTCGACAACTACGTCCGTACGCAGGGGGCGGCCCAGTTCGACGTGCTCGCCTCGGACGAGGACCCGGCCGCGTCGGCCTCCATCGACGCGGACGCGTTCCAGCGGCTGCACGGAACACTCAGCCGCTTCTACCGGATCCTCGTGATCGACACCGGCAACAACATGCGGGCGAGCAACTGGGAGGCCGCGATCGAGGCCGCCGACCAGCTGGTGATCGTGTCGACCATCCGTGAGGACACCGCCGCCAGCGCCGCCTGGCTGGTCGACGGGCTGCGGGCCAAGGGCCACGGCGACAAGGTCGAGCACGCCGTGACGATCCTGTCGGCGCCGGCCTCCTCGAACGACACCCTGCTCTCGTCGCGGCTGCACGACCACTTCGCCCAGCTCACCCGGGCCGTCGTCGACGTCCCGCACGAGCCGTCGCTGGTGGCCGGCGGCCCGATCGACTTCGCCGCCCTCTCGAAGCCGTCCCGCGACGCCTGGGTCCTGGCTACGGCGAAGGTGGCCGAGGGCCTCTAGACCCCCGTACGCCCCGTTCCCCCGGCACACCCTGCTCGCCCGGGTCGGCACACCCTGCTCGCGCGGGCATACCCCGCTCGCTCCGGCACACCCTGCAGGGTGTGCCGAGACGAGCAGGGTGTGCCGCGACAAGGAAGGTGTGCCGACGCCGCCGAGCGCGACGCCTCGCTGGCTAGGGTGAAGTCGTGACTGTCGTCTGCGTGCCCGATGCCGAAGCCGTCCAGCTGCTGGGTGACCTGCCCGAGGGGGTCGAGGTCGTCGTCTGGAACGGCGAGCCCGAGCGCCCGGAGCGGCTCGCGGAGACCGAGCTCTGGGTCCCGCAGGTCGAGGACTCCAGCGACCTCGAGAACAAGCTCGCAGCCATGCCGGACCTCAAGGTCATGCAGCTGCTGAGCGCGGGCGTCGAGGACGTGCTCGGCCAGATCCCGGACGGCGTCCAGCTCTGCGACGCCCGCGGCGTCCACGGCGGGCCCGTCAGCGAGCTCGTGCTCGCGCTGATCCTGGCGACCTACCGCCAGATCCCGCACTTCGTCCGCGCCCAGGAACGTGGCGCCTGGGACGACGCCCAGGGCGAGGACCTGATCGGCAAGCGGGTGCTGGTCGTCGGCGCCGGCGACCTGGGCGAGCAGACGGCCAAGCGGCTGGTCGGCTTCGACGCGAAGCCCGTGC contains these protein-coding regions:
- a CDS encoding MinD/ParA family ATP-binding protein, producing the protein MTTQDDDTVTVVARIDAYGGAELVSNGSPSRARLGSIEDARSYVGQHALDLAAQLGRDVVLDTSDPAGAWTFVARPDGAMVETAKNRPGSAPTTSAPPELVEPAAAPIAPPDAAAPAPSPSAAPPPPAPAAPPGNGWSGPQPWTPPASVRPAAAAAPLAPLPPPPAPRQPPYEGQPRRAAPTLDDLLGGRPAPAPGPAQAGWQAFVRKATFGLIKPGPGPLELRHREAVATIQRSLPGPRTVVVVNPKGGASKTTAVMLLAATFATLRGGYTLAWDNNETRGTLGWRAVPARHTNTAVDLLADLERFQQVRGARVGDLDNYVRTQGAAQFDVLASDEDPAASASIDADAFQRLHGTLSRFYRILVIDTGNNMRASNWEAAIEAADQLVIVSTIREDTAASAAWLVDGLRAKGHGDKVEHAVTILSAPASSNDTLLSSRLHDHFAQLTRAVVDVPHEPSLVAGGPIDFAALSKPSRDAWVLATAKVAEGL
- a CDS encoding 2-hydroxyacid dehydrogenase gives rise to the protein MTVVCVPDAEAVQLLGDLPEGVEVVVWNGEPERPERLAETELWVPQVEDSSDLENKLAAMPDLKVMQLLSAGVEDVLGQIPDGVQLCDARGVHGGPVSELVLALILATYRQIPHFVRAQERGAWDDAQGEDLIGKRVLVVGAGDLGEQTAKRLVGFDAKPVLVAHSAREGVHATSELPDLLPDADVVVLTVPLTPATEGMVDAEFLAAMPDGALLVNVARGKVVDTDALLAELTAGRLRAALDVVEPEPLPEGHPLWSAPNVLITPHAAGHVKASGARAYALVKAQIERFVRGEDLENVVTGAY